One Arthrobacter sp. StoSoilB19 DNA window includes the following coding sequences:
- a CDS encoding ATP-binding cassette domain-containing protein: MAPAQRDGGTVRPAAVTARGWGWRHAGRAKPAVHALDLDISPGERVLLLGPSGAGKSTLLHALAGVLGDINDDGGEAGDADESGSLLVDGAVPRAQRGRAGLMQQDPETQVVLSRVGDDVAFGAENLAVPREAIWARVHEALADVGLSHLPLDHPTSALSGGQKQRLALAGILAMRPGLILLDEPTANLDPDGVLEVRDAVARCLDKTGATLVVVEHRVSVWKDLVDRIVVLQPGSAADPAVLLDGPPDQVLTEARAMLAAAGVWVPGYVPATRARAVVPAPGTGNLLLAAEQLAVARERPRRKGLRKIPPSPVQEGLAAQVRAGQALAVTGPNGAGKSTFALTLAGLLEPVSGKVSATMDLSRGAGIDPYRWKADQLISRVGTVFQEPEHQFVTGRVLDELLFGPRHLGHGGDRVDELLERLRLTALVDANPYTLSGGEKRRLSVATVLAASPQVLVLDEPTFGQDANTWAELASFLSELLDAGTAVVSVTHDAEFTQALGGAELRMAAAEAVAP, encoded by the coding sequence ATGGCACCAGCCCAGCGTGACGGCGGCACCGTCCGCCCTGCCGCCGTCACAGCCCGGGGCTGGGGATGGCGGCACGCCGGCAGGGCCAAGCCTGCCGTCCATGCGCTTGACCTGGACATCAGCCCGGGGGAGCGGGTGCTCCTGCTCGGCCCCTCGGGCGCCGGGAAGTCCACGCTCCTGCACGCGCTCGCAGGGGTGCTGGGGGACATCAACGACGACGGCGGCGAGGCGGGGGACGCCGACGAGTCGGGTTCGCTGCTGGTTGACGGCGCCGTGCCCCGCGCCCAGCGCGGGCGCGCCGGACTTATGCAGCAGGACCCCGAGACGCAGGTGGTCCTGTCGCGGGTGGGGGACGACGTCGCCTTCGGTGCCGAAAACCTTGCCGTCCCACGGGAAGCAATCTGGGCGCGCGTGCACGAGGCGCTTGCCGACGTCGGACTGTCCCACCTGCCGCTGGACCACCCGACGTCGGCCCTGTCCGGCGGGCAAAAGCAGCGCCTGGCGCTGGCCGGCATCCTGGCCATGCGCCCGGGCCTGATCCTCCTGGATGAGCCAACCGCCAACCTGGACCCGGACGGCGTGTTGGAGGTCCGCGATGCCGTGGCGCGGTGCCTGGACAAGACCGGGGCCACGCTGGTGGTGGTGGAGCACCGGGTGTCCGTGTGGAAGGACCTGGTGGACCGGATCGTGGTCCTGCAGCCGGGCTCCGCCGCGGATCCTGCCGTACTCCTGGACGGGCCGCCGGACCAGGTGCTCACGGAGGCGCGGGCCATGCTGGCCGCCGCCGGTGTGTGGGTCCCCGGCTACGTCCCGGCAACCCGTGCCCGGGCGGTGGTCCCGGCCCCCGGCACGGGAAACCTCCTGCTCGCAGCCGAACAGTTGGCAGTCGCCCGCGAACGTCCCCGACGCAAGGGCTTAAGGAAGATTCCGCCGTCACCGGTCCAGGAAGGCCTGGCCGCGCAGGTGCGCGCCGGGCAGGCGCTCGCCGTGACGGGTCCCAACGGCGCCGGTAAGTCCACTTTCGCCCTGACCCTGGCAGGGCTGCTGGAACCGGTGTCCGGAAAGGTCTCCGCCACCATGGACCTGAGCCGCGGTGCCGGCATTGACCCGTACCGGTGGAAGGCGGATCAGCTGATTTCCCGAGTGGGGACGGTGTTCCAGGAGCCGGAGCACCAGTTCGTGACCGGCAGGGTGCTTGACGAACTGCTGTTCGGCCCCCGGCACCTGGGCCACGGCGGGGATCGGGTGGACGAACTGCTGGAGCGGCTGCGGCTCACCGCGCTGGTGGACGCCAACCCCTACACGCTCTCCGGTGGCGAGAAGCGGCGGCTGTCCGTGGCCACCGTCCTTGCCGCCAGCCCGCAGGTCCTGGTCCTGGATGAACCCACGTTCGGGCAGGACGCCAACACATGGGCCGAGCTGGCGTCCTTCCTGTCCGAGCTCCTGGATGCCGGCACTGCCGTGGTGTCCGTGACCCATGACGCCGAATTCACCCAGGCCTTGGGCGGGGCCGAACTGCGGATGGCCGCGGCGGAAGCGGTGGCGCCATGA
- a CDS encoding ECF transporter S component, which yields MSTAAIKKTTSKSWRVVDIVVAALVAIAGGVIFWAWDQGAAALSAPMNAAYPPLTGLLAGGWMIPGVLGMLIIRKPGAALFCETVAATGELLMGSQYGASVLFSGFIQGLGAEIIFAIFVYRKFNLPVSLLAGAAAGFFCGLNDSFAPWGWNIAYSGADKLAYIVLTTLSGAILAGALSWLATRGLARTGVLSSFASRKAATEPVFS from the coding sequence ATGAGTACTGCAGCAATCAAGAAGACCACCAGTAAGTCCTGGCGCGTCGTGGACATCGTGGTCGCCGCGCTGGTGGCCATCGCGGGCGGCGTCATTTTCTGGGCGTGGGACCAGGGAGCAGCCGCGCTTTCTGCCCCCATGAATGCCGCCTACCCGCCCCTGACCGGGCTGCTGGCGGGCGGCTGGATGATTCCCGGCGTGCTGGGAATGCTGATCATCCGCAAGCCCGGGGCCGCCCTGTTCTGTGAAACCGTGGCCGCCACCGGGGAACTCCTCATGGGTTCCCAGTACGGTGCCTCGGTCCTCTTCTCCGGCTTCATCCAGGGCCTCGGCGCGGAAATCATCTTCGCCATCTTCGTCTACCGCAAGTTCAACCTGCCCGTCTCCCTGCTGGCAGGCGCCGCGGCTGGATTCTTCTGCGGACTGAATGACTCATTCGCACCGTGGGGCTGGAACATCGCCTACTCCGGTGCGGACAAGCTGGCGTACATCGTGCTGACCACCCTCTCCGGCGCCATTCTCGCCGGCGCCCTGTCCTGGCTGGCCACCCGCGGCCTGGCGCGTACCGGCGTGCTGAGCTCCTTCGCTTCGCGCAAGGCCGCCACGGAGCCTGTCTTCTCCTGA
- a CDS encoding heme-degrading domain-containing protein, which produces MSAIPPDVTGFDPDSADAQLEGSLEASIARIEAEVRELQFPGFSLDDALNLGLLLVELGKERSLPIAIDITKGEQVLFHVALPGATPDNGHWIRAKQRTAARYEVPSLLVGLRGRLGGGRIEDNAWFDQSRYAAHGGAFPIYVTGVGAVATLTVSGLPQLQDHDLVVEALRDILGSSLRD; this is translated from the coding sequence ATGAGCGCCATTCCACCGGATGTGACCGGATTCGATCCTGATTCCGCCGACGCCCAGCTGGAGGGGTCACTGGAAGCGTCGATCGCCCGCATCGAGGCGGAGGTCCGGGAGCTCCAGTTCCCCGGCTTTTCGCTGGATGACGCGTTGAACCTGGGCCTGCTCCTGGTGGAGCTGGGCAAGGAGCGGTCCCTTCCCATCGCCATCGACATCACCAAGGGCGAGCAGGTCCTGTTCCACGTCGCGCTCCCGGGCGCCACGCCGGACAACGGGCACTGGATCCGCGCCAAGCAGCGCACTGCCGCCCGGTACGAGGTGCCGTCACTTTTGGTGGGGCTTCGCGGCCGGCTGGGCGGCGGCCGGATCGAGGACAACGCCTGGTTCGACCAATCCCGGTATGCAGCCCATGGCGGCGCCTTTCCGATCTACGTCACCGGCGTGGGCGCCGTGGCCACGCTGACCGTCTCCGGGTTGCCGCAGCTGCAGGACCATGACCTGGTGGTTGAGGCGCTGCGCGACATCCTGGGGTCGTCGCTGCGGGATTAG